From one Drosophila subpulchrella strain 33 F10 #4 breed RU33 chromosome 3L, RU_Dsub_v1.1 Primary Assembly, whole genome shotgun sequence genomic stretch:
- the LOC119553093 gene encoding vesicle-associated membrane protein-associated protein B gives MSDKKETKLSLEPCDGILFEGPFNRSVNKKLVIGNPSKTQRMAFKMKTTTPKLFFVRPNIGVLKPGEKVNVDIFMQPILQEPIQKRHKFLLLAAEATGEMSDMQEFWKQQKPEDIWDTKIRCELVFSKEDQFRQAGGSARSAVDNKEGEDHFDAQEVSEPVAKLLKQVSMLEDERLALKEEVDTLRDQTVGPDPGQQVMPRARQGRSTFFYVAAFIFTILAAFVGAFYGKNYL, from the coding sequence ATGTCTGATAAGAAGGAAACCAAACTGTCCCTGGAGCCCTGTGACGGTATCCTCTTTGAGGGTCCTTTCAACCGTTCCGTCAACAAAAAGCTTGTCATCGGGAATCCCAGCAAGACCCAGAGGATGGCCTTCAAGATGAAGACCACCACCCCGAAGCTCTTTTTCGTGCGCCCCAACATCGGTGTTCTGAAGCCCGGGGAGAAGGTCAACGTGGACATCTTCATGCAGCCAATTCTCCAGGAGCCGATACAGAAGCGCCACAAGTTCCTTCTCTTGGCGGCCGAGGCAACTGGCGAAATGAGCGACATGCAGGAGTTCTGGAAGCAACAGAAGCCGGAGGACATCTGGGACACCAAGATCAGATGCGAGCTGGTCTTTTCGAAGGAGGACCAGTTCCGCCAGGCGGGAGGTTCGGCTAGATCCGCTGTGGACAACAAGGAGGGCGAGGACCACTTCGATGCCCAGGAGGTCAGCGAGCCGGTGGCCAAGTTGCTCAAGCAGGTCAGCATGCTGGAGGACGAGCGTCTGGCCCTCAAGGAGGAGGTCGACACTTTGCGTGACCAGACGGTTGGTCCCGATCCTGGCCAGCAAGTGATGCCACGTGCTCGCCAAGGACGCAGCACTTTCTTCTACGTGGCCGCCTTTATTTTCACCATCTTGGCCGCCTTCGTAGGCGCCTTCTATGGCAAGAATTATTTGTAA
- the LOC119553090 gene encoding transcription factor 25 isoform X1: MSARMLKKLQGDADKLAPPPDDEDCEELTDNDELEDSDMRRDRKAHLNPFDLLNQPGLSLSESEFKEDDNETEHPSAALPNASATAAKKKKKKRKKKAKSSGNHISSEDNERQDKYFEKVDPLLGKVYDAVPRQSAKQVASAAAGSSATKKLLAVELRHLNPQNEMRRTFGKRVVKVETKRGRQKPTLKSTYMVTAKESWPALTKNTITMKLLPAPDSPSVSSKSITDSGQEVQWFAFEHSQYYQGVQHMFLSALERIDSEFLITLIKRCPYHVDSLVQLSEVCKMTEDFALASELLERALLLLESSLHINFSLTSGNCRLDYRRQENRSFYIVLFKHAQYLEERACSRTAFEISKLLLSLQPDTDPLAMILVIDYYALRSKQFGWLVEFYEEYNAARNLNQLPNMAYSYALALHTLHGACERSNQALQYALLMFPGVLRPLLDEMSVQTDKRVLASSYFFADVSGNQSPALHQLVCLYVCRARVVWRQNEVLPWLESNVNVVLDRIETKDPLVNEYKEKRALRYSGTPPRPILRHVILSDYKEKVPLAVFVSKEKQAIMTYDPLPPPNSVNCYQRKSSSSSSPTTNTNNSVSMFFQSLLPSFNINNLAANAQPQEAGAAPAAAGAGPAPAPPVANFEAGVEAGAAGVVGAIRAEEAGLQQSLNLMMDAMRDFLQNFRIAEHLRSPETAAAQSTSSNDEEEGSSDYVD, translated from the exons ATGTCTGCACGGATGCTGAAGAAGCTGCAGGGCGACGCTGACAAGTTGGCGCCGCCGCCCGACGACGAGGATTGCGAGGAGCTGACCGACAACGATGAACTGGAGGACAGCGATATGCGACGCGACCGCAAGGCGCACCTCAATCCATTCGATTTG CTAAATCAACCCGGTCTGAGTCTCTCGGAGAGTGAGTTCAAGGAGGACGACAACGAAACGGAGCACCCCTCGGCTGCTCTGCCCAATGCCAGTGCCACTGCggccaagaagaagaaaaagaagcGCAAGAAGAAGGCCAAGTCCAGTGGCAATCACATCAGCAGCGAGGACAACGAGCGCCAGGACAAGTACTTCGAGAAGGTGGATCCGCTGCTTGGCAAGGTCTACGATGCGGTGCCCAGGCAGTCGGCGAAGCAGGTGGCATCGGCGGCTGCTGGGAGCTCCGCCACCAAGAAACTGCTGGCCGTGGAGCTGAGACATCTGAATCCGCAGAACGAAATGCGACGCACCTTTGGCAAGCGGGTGGTCAAAGTCGA AACTAAGCGTGGCCGGCAGAAGCCCACCCTAAAGTCCACCTACATGGTGACCGCCAAGGAATCGTGGCCGGCACTGACCAAGAACACCATCACCATGAAGCTGCTGCCCGCCCCCGACTCGCCGTCGGTGTCCTCCAAATCCATCACTGACAGCGGGCAGGAAGTCCAGTGGTTTGCCTTCGAACACAGCCAATACTACCAGGGAGTGCAGCACATGTTTCTGTCCGCCCTGGAGCGCATTGACTCGGAATTTCTGATTACACTGATCAAGCGATGCCCTTACCACGTGGATTCCTTGGTCCAGCTGAGCGAGGTGTGCAAGATGACAGAGGATTTTGCCCTGGCTTCAGAGCTTTTGGAGCGCGCCCTACTCCTCCTGGAATCGTCGCTGCACATTAACTTCAGCCTGACGTCGGGCAACTGCCGACTGGACTATCGTCGCCAGGAAAATCGATCCTTCTACATCGTGCTGTTCAAGCACGCCCAGTACCTGGAGGAGCGCGCCTGCAGCCGCACCGCCTTTGAGATCTCCAAACTGCTGCTGAGTCTGCAGCCGGACACGGATCCGCTTGCCATGATCCTGGTCATCGACTACTATGCTCTGCGCAGCAAGCAGTTTGGCTGGCTAGTAGAGTTCTACGAGGAATATAACGCCGCCAGAAACCTCAATCAGCTGCCAAACATGGCCTACTCGTATGCTCTGGCTCTGCACACGCTCCATGGCGCCTGTGAGCGCTCCAACCAGGCACTGCAATACGCACTGCTCATGTTCCCGGGTGTGCTGCGTCCCCTCCTGGACGAGATGTCAGTGCAAACGGACAAGAGGGTGCTGGCCTCATCGTACTTCTTTGCGGATGTGTCGGGCAA TCAATCGCCCGCCCTGCACCAGCTGGTGTGCCTGTATGTGTGCCGGGCACGAGTCGTTTGGCGTCAGAACGAGGTGCTACCCTGGCTGGAGTCCAACGTGAATGTTGTACTGGATCGCATTGAGACTAAGGATCCGCTGGTCAATGAGTACAAGGAGAAGCGAGCACTGCGGTATAGTGGAACTCCTCCGAGGCCCATCCTGCGGCATGTCATACTCTCCGATTACAAGGAAAAGGTGCCGCTGGCCGTCTTCGTCTCCAAGGAGAAACAAGCCATCATGACCTACGACCCACTGCCGCCACCGAACAGCGTCAACTGCTATCAGCG AAAATCTTCTTCAAGCAGCAGTCCCACAACGAACACGAACAATTCCGTATCAATGTTTTTCCAGTCGCTTTTGCCTTCTTTTAACATTAACAATCTGGCGGCAAATGCTCAGCCCCAGGAAGCTggagcagcaccagcagcagcaggggcAGGACCAGCTCCAGCTCCACCTGTAGCCAACTTTGAAGCGGGCGTTGAAGCAGGAGCTGCCGGAGTAGTTGGAGCCATCCGAGCGGAAG AAGCTGGACTCCAGCAGTCGTTAAACCTGATGATGGACGCAATGCGGGACTTCCTGCAGAACTTCCGGATTGCGGAGCACTTGCGTTCACCGGAAACGGCGGCGGCGCAGTCCACGAGCAGCAACGACGAGGAGGAGGGCTCCAGTGACTACGTTGACTAG
- the LOC119553090 gene encoding transcription factor 25 isoform X2, protein MSARMLKKLQGDADKLAPPPDDEDCEELTDNDELEDSDMRRDRKAHLNPFDLLNQPGLSLSESEFKEDDNETEHPSAALPNASATAAKKKKKKRKKKAKSSGNHISSEDNERQDKYFEKVDPLLGKVYDAVPRQSAKQVASAAAGSSATKKLLAVELRHLNPQNEMRRTFGKRVVKVETKRGRQKPTLKSTYMVTAKESWPALTKNTITMKLLPAPDSPSVSSKSITDSGQEVQWFAFEHSQYYQGVQHMFLSALERIDSEFLITLIKRCPYHVDSLVQLSEVCKMTEDFALASELLERALLLLESSLHINFSLTSGNCRLDYRRQENRSFYIVLFKHAQYLEERACSRTAFEISKLLLSLQPDTDPLAMILVIDYYALRSKQFGWLVEFYEEYNAARNLNQLPNMAYSYALALHTLHGACERSNQALQYALLMFPGVLRPLLDEMSVQTDKRVLASSYFFADVSGNQSPALHQLVCLYVCRARVVWRQNEVLPWLESNVNVVLDRIETKDPLVNEYKEKRALRYSGTPPRPILRHVILSDYKEKVPLAVFVSKEKQAIMTYDPLPPPNSVNCYQRKSSSSSSPTTNTNNSVSMFFQSLLPSFNINNLAANAQPQEAGAAPAAAGAGPAPAPPVANFEAGVEAGAAGVVGAIRAEENES, encoded by the exons ATGTCTGCACGGATGCTGAAGAAGCTGCAGGGCGACGCTGACAAGTTGGCGCCGCCGCCCGACGACGAGGATTGCGAGGAGCTGACCGACAACGATGAACTGGAGGACAGCGATATGCGACGCGACCGCAAGGCGCACCTCAATCCATTCGATTTG CTAAATCAACCCGGTCTGAGTCTCTCGGAGAGTGAGTTCAAGGAGGACGACAACGAAACGGAGCACCCCTCGGCTGCTCTGCCCAATGCCAGTGCCACTGCggccaagaagaagaaaaagaagcGCAAGAAGAAGGCCAAGTCCAGTGGCAATCACATCAGCAGCGAGGACAACGAGCGCCAGGACAAGTACTTCGAGAAGGTGGATCCGCTGCTTGGCAAGGTCTACGATGCGGTGCCCAGGCAGTCGGCGAAGCAGGTGGCATCGGCGGCTGCTGGGAGCTCCGCCACCAAGAAACTGCTGGCCGTGGAGCTGAGACATCTGAATCCGCAGAACGAAATGCGACGCACCTTTGGCAAGCGGGTGGTCAAAGTCGA AACTAAGCGTGGCCGGCAGAAGCCCACCCTAAAGTCCACCTACATGGTGACCGCCAAGGAATCGTGGCCGGCACTGACCAAGAACACCATCACCATGAAGCTGCTGCCCGCCCCCGACTCGCCGTCGGTGTCCTCCAAATCCATCACTGACAGCGGGCAGGAAGTCCAGTGGTTTGCCTTCGAACACAGCCAATACTACCAGGGAGTGCAGCACATGTTTCTGTCCGCCCTGGAGCGCATTGACTCGGAATTTCTGATTACACTGATCAAGCGATGCCCTTACCACGTGGATTCCTTGGTCCAGCTGAGCGAGGTGTGCAAGATGACAGAGGATTTTGCCCTGGCTTCAGAGCTTTTGGAGCGCGCCCTACTCCTCCTGGAATCGTCGCTGCACATTAACTTCAGCCTGACGTCGGGCAACTGCCGACTGGACTATCGTCGCCAGGAAAATCGATCCTTCTACATCGTGCTGTTCAAGCACGCCCAGTACCTGGAGGAGCGCGCCTGCAGCCGCACCGCCTTTGAGATCTCCAAACTGCTGCTGAGTCTGCAGCCGGACACGGATCCGCTTGCCATGATCCTGGTCATCGACTACTATGCTCTGCGCAGCAAGCAGTTTGGCTGGCTAGTAGAGTTCTACGAGGAATATAACGCCGCCAGAAACCTCAATCAGCTGCCAAACATGGCCTACTCGTATGCTCTGGCTCTGCACACGCTCCATGGCGCCTGTGAGCGCTCCAACCAGGCACTGCAATACGCACTGCTCATGTTCCCGGGTGTGCTGCGTCCCCTCCTGGACGAGATGTCAGTGCAAACGGACAAGAGGGTGCTGGCCTCATCGTACTTCTTTGCGGATGTGTCGGGCAA TCAATCGCCCGCCCTGCACCAGCTGGTGTGCCTGTATGTGTGCCGGGCACGAGTCGTTTGGCGTCAGAACGAGGTGCTACCCTGGCTGGAGTCCAACGTGAATGTTGTACTGGATCGCATTGAGACTAAGGATCCGCTGGTCAATGAGTACAAGGAGAAGCGAGCACTGCGGTATAGTGGAACTCCTCCGAGGCCCATCCTGCGGCATGTCATACTCTCCGATTACAAGGAAAAGGTGCCGCTGGCCGTCTTCGTCTCCAAGGAGAAACAAGCCATCATGACCTACGACCCACTGCCGCCACCGAACAGCGTCAACTGCTATCAGCG AAAATCTTCTTCAAGCAGCAGTCCCACAACGAACACGAACAATTCCGTATCAATGTTTTTCCAGTCGCTTTTGCCTTCTTTTAACATTAACAATCTGGCGGCAAATGCTCAGCCCCAGGAAGCTggagcagcaccagcagcagcaggggcAGGACCAGCTCCAGCTCCACCTGTAGCCAACTTTGAAGCGGGCGTTGAAGCAGGAGCTGCCGGAGTAGTTGGAGCCATCCGAGCGGAAG AAAACGAATcataa